A part of Streptomyces sp. NBC_00557 genomic DNA contains:
- a CDS encoding TetR/AcrR family transcriptional regulator, translating into MPRPPDPAKRRALLGRVRAYVLRNGLSDLSLRPLAQALGTSDRMLLYYFGTKERMIAEALALYERRPLLRVRDLLKNGGSPTDVAGLRRFMEKLWRQFNEPDVRAALPLYLEIMSASLLHPDRYGPVMRDIVTEWSDLLTSVFRDLGMHQDRARVQATLLTDACLGFLMAPLADGHWDRADAAFHALLDTLEPGWHVTA; encoded by the coding sequence ATGCCTCGCCCGCCCGACCCGGCCAAACGACGCGCTCTTCTTGGCCGTGTCCGCGCCTACGTGCTGCGCAACGGCCTCTCAGACCTCTCGCTACGCCCGCTGGCTCAGGCCCTGGGCACCAGCGACCGCATGCTGCTCTACTACTTCGGCACCAAGGAACGCATGATCGCCGAAGCCCTCGCCCTCTACGAACGTCGGCCCCTCCTCCGCGTCCGCGACTTGCTGAAGAACGGGGGCTCTCCCACGGACGTCGCGGGGCTGCGCCGCTTCATGGAGAAGCTGTGGCGGCAGTTCAACGAACCCGACGTACGCGCCGCGCTCCCTCTCTACCTGGAGATCATGAGTGCCAGCCTGCTTCACCCGGACCGCTACGGACCGGTCATGCGCGACATCGTCACCGAGTGGTCGGACCTGCTCACCTCGGTCTTCCGCGACCTGGGTATGCACCAGGACCGAGCCCGGGTACAGGCCACCCTCCTCACCGACGCCTGCCTCGGCTTCCTGATGGCCCCGCTCGCCGACGGCCACTGGGACCGAGCCGACGCGGCCTTCCACGCCCTCCTCGACACGCTCGAACCAGGGTGGCACGTCACAGCATGA
- a CDS encoding SDR family oxidoreductase: MSTSVTTPRVALVTGGTGGIGQAVVERLAADGFAVAVHYAGNKAKAEALLGKIASAGGQALAVGGDVADEQQMQAAFDAVETAFGGIDVVVNTAGIMVLAPIAELNLDDLDRMHRTNIRGTFVVSQQAARRVRRGGAIINVSTSVTRTQLPTYGAYVASKAAVESITLILARELRGRDITVNTVAPGPVATPLFLEGKDEEAIARFAKAAPLERLGEPRDIAESVAFLAGPARWVNGQVLFSNGGLA, from the coding sequence ATGAGCACCTCTGTCACCACCCCGCGCGTCGCACTCGTGACCGGCGGCACCGGCGGCATCGGCCAGGCCGTCGTCGAGCGGCTCGCCGCGGACGGCTTCGCCGTCGCCGTGCACTACGCCGGGAACAAGGCCAAGGCCGAAGCCCTCCTCGGGAAGATCGCCTCGGCCGGCGGTCAGGCCCTCGCGGTCGGCGGTGACGTCGCCGACGAGCAGCAGATGCAGGCCGCGTTCGACGCCGTCGAGACGGCGTTCGGCGGCATCGACGTGGTGGTCAACACCGCCGGGATCATGGTGCTCGCGCCGATCGCCGAGCTGAACCTGGACGACCTCGACCGCATGCACCGCACGAACATCCGCGGCACCTTCGTCGTCTCCCAGCAGGCCGCCCGCCGGGTCCGCCGGGGCGGCGCGATCATCAACGTGTCCACGTCCGTCACCCGCACCCAGCTCCCGACGTACGGCGCCTACGTGGCGAGCAAGGCGGCCGTCGAGAGCATCACCCTGATCCTTGCCCGGGAGCTGCGCGGCCGGGACATCACCGTCAACACGGTCGCCCCCGGCCCGGTCGCCACCCCGCTGTTCCTGGAGGGCAAGGACGAGGAGGCGATCGCCCGCTTCGCCAAGGCCGCCCCGCTGGAGCGCCTGGGCGAGCCGCGGGACATCGCCGAGTCCGTCGCCTTCCTCGCCGGCCCCGCCCGCTGGGTCAACGGACAGGTCCTCTTCTCCAACGGCGGCCTCGCCTGA
- a CDS encoding SDR family NAD(P)-dependent oxidoreductase: MTSVVLVTGAATGIGNLTARALAAAGHTVYASMRDIHGRNSGRAEELLELGRSQGQDIRVVELDVQSDASADAAVATVLDEAGRLDTVVHNAGHLYVGYVEAFTPEDIHRLLDINAVGIQRVNRAALPHMRSRRSGTLVYVGSTTSVVVPPFLGPYVASKFAADALAQVTAYEVGQFGIETTIVMPGPFTQGTEHFPNAGRAGDGERTRAYAELDPMVARNEQATEGLFPPGADAHPRAVAEEITRVLALPHGTRPFRTVVDFSQAGVEEVNEVLRRAQEDFVTRLGFGELLRIKETGPEPGPAAPASRPADARTG; the protein is encoded by the coding sequence ATGACATCGGTCGTTCTCGTCACCGGCGCCGCCACCGGCATCGGCAACCTCACCGCCCGCGCTCTCGCCGCCGCCGGCCACACCGTCTACGCCAGCATGCGCGACATCCACGGCCGTAACTCCGGCCGCGCCGAGGAACTCCTCGAACTCGGGCGCAGCCAGGGACAGGACATCCGCGTCGTCGAACTCGACGTGCAGTCCGACGCCTCGGCCGACGCGGCCGTCGCCACCGTCCTCGACGAGGCCGGACGGCTCGACACGGTCGTCCACAACGCCGGACACCTCTACGTCGGTTACGTCGAGGCGTTCACCCCGGAGGACATCCACCGCCTCCTCGACATCAACGCGGTCGGCATCCAGCGCGTCAACCGGGCCGCCCTCCCGCACATGCGGTCGCGTCGCTCCGGCACCCTGGTCTACGTCGGCAGCACCACCTCGGTCGTGGTGCCGCCCTTCCTGGGCCCCTATGTGGCATCGAAGTTCGCCGCCGACGCGCTGGCCCAGGTCACCGCCTACGAGGTCGGCCAGTTCGGCATCGAGACCACCATCGTGATGCCGGGCCCCTTCACCCAGGGCACCGAGCACTTTCCCAACGCCGGCCGCGCGGGCGACGGCGAGCGCACGCGCGCGTACGCCGAGCTGGATCCGATGGTGGCGCGCAACGAGCAGGCCACGGAAGGACTGTTCCCGCCCGGCGCCGACGCCCACCCCCGGGCCGTGGCCGAGGAGATCACCCGTGTACTGGCCCTCCCGCACGGCACCCGGCCCTTCCGTACCGTCGTCGACTTCAGTCAGGCCGGTGTCGAGGAAGTCAACGAAGTGCTGCGCCGCGCCCAGGAAGACTTCGTCACCCGTCTCGGCTTCGGCGAACTCCTCCGGATCAAGGAGACCGGTCCTGAGCCCGGCCCGGCCGCACCGGCATCCCGGCCTGCCGACGCGAGGACCGGTTGA
- a CDS encoding MOSC and FAD-binding oxidoreductase domain-containing protein codes for MATLLSVNVGAPKDVPWQGRTVHTGAWKSPVQGARMVRRLNVDGDGQGDLAGHGGEIRAVLVYQLQSYQYWEKQLGRDDLTFGIFGENFTVDGLPDDEVCIGDRYRIGEAEFEVTQPRVTCYRVGMRLGEPTMASLLVAHHRPGFYLRVITEGHVQAGDEIILTRKGPEELSVADTDALLYLPDRDPAKLRKALNIPALSPGWRQSFNDLASAQQPTQEPGWPGERAGSQQPREASGWPGFKAMQVTRIVPETPTVASIYLSTTDGTPLPEARPGQYLSIRLAVGDAAPAVRSYSLSSAPAADTYRISVKHEPHGKVSSYIHATLHPGSLVDIAAPRGAFVLEAGTRPIVLISAGIGATPVLAMLHHLAATRDPRPVWWIHVAHDRAHHAFADEAHALLGQLPQAHEHIYFTAEAPRRDEPYVTQGRPTASSLVAMGIPSEADAYLCGPLAFMDDVGGYLRDHGLSPERIHTEQFSALPAINPGVTPAAAVRPHQPTGPTGTGPLITFARSGITTPWSPAHASLLDLAEACDVPTRWSCRTGVCHTCITHLVAGDITYTTPPLELPEEGTVLVCCSQPTTEVVLDL; via the coding sequence ATGGCGACGCTGCTGTCCGTCAACGTAGGAGCACCCAAGGACGTCCCATGGCAGGGAAGAACCGTCCACACCGGGGCCTGGAAATCCCCTGTCCAGGGCGCCCGGATGGTGCGGCGGCTGAACGTCGACGGAGACGGCCAGGGAGACCTGGCCGGGCACGGCGGCGAAATCCGGGCCGTGCTCGTCTACCAGCTGCAGTCCTACCAGTACTGGGAAAAGCAGCTTGGCCGCGACGACCTCACCTTCGGGATCTTCGGGGAGAACTTCACCGTCGACGGCCTGCCCGACGACGAAGTCTGCATCGGTGACCGATACCGCATCGGCGAAGCCGAATTCGAGGTCACCCAGCCGCGCGTCACCTGTTACCGCGTCGGCATGCGCCTGGGCGAACCCACCATGGCCTCCCTGCTGGTCGCCCACCACCGGCCAGGCTTCTACCTGCGGGTGATCACCGAGGGACATGTGCAGGCCGGCGACGAGATCATCCTGACCCGCAAGGGCCCCGAAGAACTCAGTGTCGCCGACACCGACGCACTGCTGTATCTACCCGACCGCGATCCCGCGAAGCTGCGCAAGGCACTGAACATCCCCGCGCTCAGCCCCGGATGGCGGCAGTCCTTCAACGATCTCGCCTCGGCCCAGCAGCCCACACAGGAACCGGGTTGGCCGGGGGAACGCGCCGGCTCCCAGCAGCCCAGGGAGGCATCGGGATGGCCGGGCTTCAAAGCCATGCAGGTCACCCGCATCGTCCCCGAGACCCCCACCGTCGCGTCGATCTACCTCAGCACGACCGACGGCACACCGCTGCCCGAGGCTCGCCCGGGACAGTACCTCTCCATCCGCCTCGCAGTCGGCGATGCCGCCCCCGCAGTGCGCAGCTACTCCCTGTCCTCCGCGCCCGCGGCCGACACGTACCGCATCAGCGTCAAGCACGAGCCCCACGGGAAGGTCAGCAGCTACATCCATGCCACCCTCCACCCCGGAAGCCTCGTGGACATCGCCGCGCCCCGCGGAGCGTTCGTGCTCGAAGCGGGCACCCGGCCGATCGTCCTCATCTCCGCAGGGATCGGTGCCACCCCCGTACTGGCCATGCTCCACCACCTCGCCGCCACACGAGACCCCCGCCCCGTCTGGTGGATCCACGTCGCCCACGACCGCGCCCACCACGCCTTCGCGGACGAGGCCCACGCGCTCCTTGGCCAACTCCCTCAGGCCCACGAGCACATCTATTTCACCGCCGAAGCGCCACGCCGCGACGAGCCCTACGTCACGCAGGGGCGCCCGACCGCCTCCTCACTCGTGGCCATGGGCATCCCCAGCGAAGCCGACGCCTACCTCTGCGGGCCACTCGCCTTCATGGACGACGTCGGCGGCTACCTCCGCGATCACGGCCTGAGCCCGGAGCGGATCCACACGGAGCAATTCAGCGCCCTCCCAGCCATCAACCCCGGCGTCACCCCCGCGGCCGCCGTGCGGCCGCACCAACCAACCGGTCCCACGGGCACCGGACCGCTCATCACCTTCGCACGCAGCGGCATCACCACCCCCTGGTCACCCGCGCACGCCTCACTCCTCGATCTCGCCGAAGCCTGCGACGTCCCCACGCGCTGGTCCTGTCGCACCGGCGTCTGCCACACCTGCATCACCCACCTCGTGGCAGGCGACATCACCTACACCACTCCGCCTCTCGAACTCCCCGAAGAAGGCACCGTCCTCGTCTGCTGCAGCCAGCCCACTACCGAAGTCGTCCTCGACCTGTAG
- a CDS encoding SDR family oxidoreductase: MKIVVVGGTGLIGSQVVALLRERGHEAVAAAPSTGVDTLTGEGLAQALTGADVVVDVPNSPSFDPEPALDFFTRSERNLTEAEKEAGVRHHVVLSIVGVDQVPDYGYYRAKVAQEEAVRNSGVPYSIVRATQFFEFIAPVMDMTTEGTEVHLPSLRLRPMASADVAAAVAAAALGEPSYGVRDIAGPEVVRLDRLGEITLAAKPDGRSVVTDEAASPFAGMPDGVLIGDDTAHLASTRYEDWLKQS; this comes from the coding sequence ATGAAGATCGTGGTCGTCGGCGGTACGGGGCTCATCGGCTCACAGGTGGTCGCGCTGCTGCGCGAACGCGGTCACGAGGCCGTGGCCGCCGCTCCCTCCACAGGCGTCGACACCCTCACCGGTGAGGGCCTGGCACAGGCTCTCACGGGCGCGGACGTGGTCGTGGACGTGCCGAACTCCCCCTCCTTCGATCCAGAGCCGGCGCTGGACTTCTTCACCCGCTCGGAGCGGAACCTGACCGAGGCGGAGAAGGAGGCAGGTGTCCGCCACCACGTCGTGCTCTCCATCGTCGGCGTCGACCAGGTGCCGGACTACGGCTACTACCGGGCCAAGGTCGCCCAGGAGGAAGCCGTGCGCAACAGCGGCGTTCCCTACAGCATCGTGCGCGCCACCCAGTTCTTCGAGTTCATCGCCCCGGTGATGGACATGACCACGGAGGGCACGGAGGTGCACCTGCCGTCCCTGCGGCTGCGTCCGATGGCCTCCGCCGACGTCGCCGCCGCCGTCGCCGCGGCGGCGCTGGGCGAGCCGTCGTACGGCGTCCGCGACATCGCGGGACCCGAGGTCGTGCGGCTCGACCGGCTCGGTGAGATCACCCTGGCGGCGAAGCCGGACGGCCGCTCCGTCGTCACCGACGAAGCCGCGAGCCCGTTCGCGGGCATGCCCGACGGGGTTCTCATCGGCGACGACACGGCCCACCTCGCGTCCACCCGCTACGAGGACTGGCTGAAGCAGAGCTGA
- the nhaA gene encoding Na+/H+ antiporter NhaA gives MSRESDAYTGQTLCGSGSRSPLRAFLRTETGGAAVLVAAALAALVWANAAPSAYTSFWHTRLSVRFGTHGISLGLRDWVNSGLMTFFFFVVGLEARREFDMGELRERKRLTLPLVAGLSGMLVPIALYLAVNAGHGSEQGWGAAMSTDTAFALGVLAVAGRGMPPGLRVFILLLSVVDDFLALGVIAFAYSDRIAVPALVVAIGALALVLLGLRLGVRHGSVYALLGVVAWVALLESGVDPVVIGLALGLLTYAYPASRADLEHASGLFRLFREQPTPELERSVRVGIASAISPNDRLQRIYHPWTSYAVVPLFALANAGIEISGGQLARAFTSPVTLGILIAYVLGKPLGIVGACALTTLASRGRLRLPVGWGAATAGGALCGVGFTVSLLIATLAFHGARLDEAKLGILATLVCSFLAARLVTAAIGLLPPALRLRALLGKAETIVDLAVPVDPDHDHIRGPHHAAVTVVEYGDYECPYCGQAEPVVRELLADFGDLRYVWRHLPLTDVHIHAQLAAEASEAAARQGRFWDMHDLLLSRQQALRVEDLRAHAAAVGLDVERFERDMRAHVGAARIAEHVESADLSSVAGTPTFFINGRRHHGAYDLPSLTAAVRAARERAAVTA, from the coding sequence ATGTCCCGTGAATCAGACGCCTACACAGGCCAGACGCTGTGCGGCAGCGGATCGCGTTCCCCGCTCCGTGCCTTCTTGCGCACCGAGACCGGCGGTGCCGCCGTCCTGGTCGCCGCCGCGCTCGCCGCACTCGTCTGGGCCAACGCGGCACCCTCGGCATACACGTCGTTCTGGCACACCCGCCTGTCTGTCCGCTTCGGCACGCACGGGATCTCGCTCGGCCTGCGGGACTGGGTCAACAGCGGCCTGATGACGTTCTTCTTCTTCGTCGTCGGTCTGGAGGCACGCCGCGAGTTCGACATGGGCGAACTGCGCGAGCGCAAGCGGCTCACGCTGCCGCTCGTCGCGGGACTCAGCGGCATGCTCGTACCCATCGCCCTCTACCTCGCCGTCAACGCCGGCCACGGCAGCGAGCAGGGCTGGGGTGCGGCGATGTCCACCGACACCGCGTTCGCCCTGGGCGTGCTGGCCGTCGCGGGCCGCGGCATGCCGCCCGGACTGCGGGTCTTCATTCTCCTGCTGAGCGTGGTCGACGACTTCCTCGCCCTCGGCGTCATCGCCTTCGCCTACAGCGACCGCATCGCCGTACCCGCACTCGTCGTGGCCATCGGCGCCCTCGCACTCGTCCTGCTCGGCCTGCGACTCGGTGTACGCCACGGCAGCGTGTACGCGCTGCTGGGCGTCGTCGCCTGGGTCGCCCTGCTCGAGTCGGGTGTGGACCCGGTGGTGATCGGTCTCGCCCTGGGGCTGCTCACCTACGCCTACCCCGCCTCGCGCGCCGATCTGGAACACGCGAGCGGCCTGTTCCGGCTGTTCCGCGAGCAGCCCACCCCGGAACTGGAGCGGTCCGTCCGCGTCGGCATCGCCTCGGCGATCTCCCCCAACGACCGCCTGCAACGGATCTACCACCCATGGACCAGCTACGCGGTGGTCCCGCTGTTCGCCCTCGCCAATGCCGGCATCGAGATCAGCGGCGGCCAACTGGCACGAGCCTTCACCTCGCCCGTCACCCTGGGCATCCTCATCGCCTACGTCCTGGGCAAGCCGCTGGGCATCGTCGGGGCCTGTGCGCTGACCACGCTCGCCTCCCGCGGGCGGCTGCGCCTCCCGGTCGGCTGGGGCGCGGCAACCGCAGGCGGCGCGCTGTGCGGGGTCGGGTTCACCGTTTCCCTGCTCATCGCGACCCTCGCCTTCCACGGTGCACGCCTCGACGAGGCCAAGCTCGGCATCCTCGCCACACTCGTCTGCTCCTTCCTGGCAGCCCGGCTCGTCACCGCGGCGATCGGACTTCTGCCGCCGGCGCTGCGGCTCAGGGCCCTGCTCGGGAAGGCGGAGACGATCGTCGACCTGGCCGTGCCCGTGGACCCCGACCACGATCACATCCGAGGGCCGCACCACGCCGCTGTCACCGTCGTGGAGTACGGCGACTACGAATGCCCCTACTGCGGGCAGGCCGAGCCCGTCGTCCGTGAACTCCTCGCCGACTTCGGCGACCTGCGCTACGTATGGCGCCACCTGCCCCTCACCGACGTGCACATCCACGCCCAGCTCGCCGCCGAAGCCTCCGAAGCGGCCGCACGCCAGGGCCGCTTCTGGGACATGCACGACCTGCTGCTCAGCCGTCAACAAGCCCTCCGTGTCGAAGACCTGCGCGCCCACGCGGCTGCCGTCGGCCTGGACGTCGAGCGCTTCGAACGAGACATGCGTGCCCACGTCGGCGCAGCCCGCATCGCCGAGCACGTCGAGTCAGCCGACCTCAGCAGCGTGGCCGGCACCCCCACCTTCTTCATCAACGGCCGCAGACACCACGGCGCCTACGACCTCCCAAGCCTCACCGCCGCCGTCCGCGCAGCCCGCGAACGCGCCGCCGTCACCGCGTGA
- a CDS encoding TetR/AcrR family transcriptional regulator, translating to MTKQAEGVAGRPARGRGRRPADEVRADVFRVVGEILLGEGIADLTFERVARLSGVSKTTLYKWWPSKGALALDGYFHAVEQTLAFEDTGDIRADLLSQLRAFARVMTATPAGRVVTELIGQSQTDEDLAVAFRSLYSSERRRLAGERLMRAQEQGQIREDVDVQVIVDQLWGAVYHRLLIPDEPVTDAFITALVSNLIDGITPSSARPPGR from the coding sequence GTGACGAAGCAGGCCGAGGGCGTGGCCGGGCGCCCGGCCCGCGGGCGCGGCCGCCGGCCCGCCGACGAGGTCCGCGCGGACGTCTTCCGCGTGGTCGGGGAGATCCTCCTGGGGGAGGGGATCGCCGATCTCACCTTCGAGCGGGTGGCCCGCCTGTCCGGTGTCAGCAAGACCACGCTCTACAAGTGGTGGCCGTCCAAGGGCGCCCTGGCCCTGGACGGCTACTTCCACGCCGTCGAGCAGACCCTGGCGTTCGAGGACACCGGGGACATCCGCGCCGATCTGCTGAGTCAGCTGCGCGCGTTCGCACGCGTCATGACGGCGACCCCGGCCGGGCGGGTGGTGACCGAACTGATCGGCCAGTCCCAGACCGACGAGGACCTGGCCGTGGCCTTCCGTTCCCTGTACTCGAGCGAACGGCGCCGCCTCGCCGGCGAGCGTCTGATGCGCGCCCAGGAGCAGGGCCAGATCCGGGAGGACGTCGACGTCCAGGTCATCGTCGACCAGCTGTGGGGTGCCGTGTACCACCGGCTGCTCATCCCGGACGAGCCCGTGACCGACGCGTTCATCACCGCGCTGGTCTCCAACCTGATCGACGGGATCACGCCGTCGAGCGCGAGGCCGCCGGGCCGCTGA
- a CDS encoding DUF427 domain-containing protein — protein MGLSWQQGPLSAGAIGHFLTPDPLPERLLYAERLRRRMRVKFNGTWIADSENVILLHEPGRYPVAYFPREDVDAHALVAGEKVTHHKDLGDTAWYAVRAGDRTTERAAWEFTALPGYAADLQGRIAFAWRAMDAFYEEDDRILGHAADPYHRIDIRNTSRTLEVRLGDEGIARSEHPLVLFESGFAPRWYVPRADIDESRLRPVAGQTFCPYKGLCDYYDIGEAHRAAWSYRNAYREVDKINDLVSFEADKVEVSLDGERLHPEPGQNVISHGVDRGLDIDEVTAR, from the coding sequence ATGGGACTGTCCTGGCAGCAAGGCCCCCTCTCCGCAGGCGCCATCGGACACTTCCTCACGCCCGACCCCCTGCCCGAACGCCTCCTGTACGCTGAGCGGCTGCGCCGTCGTATGCGAGTGAAGTTCAACGGCACCTGGATCGCCGACAGTGAGAACGTGATCCTTCTCCACGAACCGGGCCGCTACCCCGTCGCCTACTTCCCCCGCGAGGACGTCGACGCACATGCCTTGGTCGCCGGCGAGAAGGTCACCCACCACAAGGATCTGGGCGACACCGCCTGGTACGCGGTCCGCGCGGGCGACCGCACCACCGAACGCGCCGCCTGGGAGTTCACCGCGCTGCCCGGGTACGCCGCTGACCTCCAGGGTCGCATCGCCTTCGCCTGGCGAGCCATGGACGCCTTCTACGAGGAGGACGACCGCATCCTCGGACATGCCGCGGACCCCTACCACCGCATCGACATCCGGAACACCTCCCGCACCCTGGAAGTCCGACTCGGCGACGAGGGGATCGCCCGCTCGGAGCACCCTCTCGTGCTCTTCGAGTCCGGGTTCGCCCCGCGCTGGTACGTCCCGCGCGCCGACATCGACGAGTCCCGGCTCCGCCCGGTCGCAGGCCAGACCTTCTGCCCCTACAAGGGCCTGTGCGACTACTACGACATCGGTGAGGCGCACCGCGCCGCCTGGTCGTACCGCAACGCCTACCGGGAAGTCGACAAGATCAACGACCTGGTCTCCTTCGAAGCGGACAAGGTCGAGGTGTCTCTCGACGGCGAGCGGCTGCACCCCGAGCCCGGGCAGAACGTCATCTCACACGGTGTCGACCGCGGCCTGGACATCGACGAGGTCACAGCACGCTGA
- a CDS encoding PP2C family protein-serine/threonine phosphatase — protein MPFVIVLLALGIELSPAHALITGPLLAAMPALASLTWGPKGTLSAAAGALTVTVITATIHDSWGGQASSNLISLFLVSAASVTMSNAVRTRRESELNQVRRVAEAAQRVLLRPVPPRLGPVRMASMYVAAETGAQIGGDLYEAVHTRYGVRMIVGDVRGKGLPAVRLAAAVLGAFREAAHYDEDLVEVVNHCAAALERERAAISAVGHDEECHHTEDFVTALVAQVSDTSVVHVVNRGHPPPLVLRQGKAQALTSDRSLPPLGLEEFITDPPAKAESYPFAPGDRLLLHTDGVIEARSPDGDFFALSETTESVHPCTPSEFLEQLHQELIRHTHGYLADDAAMLLVERLNEEGEHGAGPFEVSSRNAPAPVAHRGVRGQMRN, from the coding sequence GTGCCGTTTGTGATCGTGCTGCTGGCGCTGGGGATCGAGCTTTCCCCTGCGCATGCGTTGATCACGGGCCCTCTTCTAGCCGCCATGCCGGCGTTGGCTTCCTTGACGTGGGGTCCCAAAGGCACCCTTTCAGCAGCTGCTGGAGCGTTGACCGTCACCGTCATCACGGCAACCATCCACGACAGCTGGGGTGGCCAGGCCTCCAGCAATCTCATCTCCCTGTTCCTGGTGTCGGCAGCAAGCGTCACGATGAGTAATGCCGTACGTACGCGCAGAGAGAGTGAGCTCAACCAGGTTCGCCGGGTCGCCGAGGCGGCACAACGTGTTCTGCTGCGGCCTGTGCCGCCACGGCTGGGGCCCGTGCGGATGGCCAGTATGTACGTCGCGGCGGAGACGGGCGCGCAGATCGGCGGTGATCTGTACGAGGCGGTGCACACCCGGTACGGGGTCCGGATGATCGTGGGCGACGTCCGCGGTAAGGGGCTGCCCGCCGTGCGCCTGGCCGCAGCCGTGCTGGGCGCGTTCCGGGAGGCTGCGCACTATGACGAGGATCTGGTGGAGGTGGTCAATCACTGCGCGGCAGCGCTGGAACGCGAGCGGGCGGCGATCAGCGCTGTGGGGCACGACGAGGAATGCCATCACACCGAGGATTTCGTGACCGCTCTCGTGGCTCAGGTATCGGACACGTCCGTCGTCCATGTGGTCAATCGGGGCCACCCGCCGCCGCTGGTGCTCCGCCAGGGCAAGGCGCAGGCCCTCACCTCCGACCGCTCGCTGCCGCCCCTGGGCCTCGAAGAATTCATCACCGACCCGCCTGCCAAAGCGGAGAGCTACCCCTTCGCACCCGGTGACCGTCTCCTGCTGCACACGGACGGCGTGATCGAAGCCCGCAGCCCCGACGGCGACTTCTTCGCGCTATCCGAGACCACAGAGTCGGTGCACCCCTGTACCCCGTCGGAGTTCCTGGAACAGTTGCACCAGGAATTGATCCGTCACACGCACGGCTACCTGGCCGATGACGCCGCGATGCTCCTCGTTGAACGGCTCAACGAAGAAGGCGAACATGGTGCCGGCCCTTTTGAAGTGTCCAGCCGCAACGCACCGGCACCTGTCGCGCACAGGGGTGTGAGGGGTCAGATGAGGAACTGA
- a CDS encoding TMEM175 family protein, translating to MERDPSRVVAFSDGVTAIAITLLVLEIRAPHNTRHLMHGLAALWPSYLAYVLTFMLIGQVWVNHHIMFDHIRSVDRVVLFLNTVLLMDVAFLPFAASVLAQAFRDGHGQRIAVLLHGAAFELLAILFNVIWGYVRRDRRLLTATIGSAGVAAISRRFRLALIWLAAGTLLGTLLPLLGVAVIAAFILYYWLPIAGEITEARRRHHRGHRT from the coding sequence GTGGAACGCGACCCTTCCCGGGTGGTCGCGTTCAGCGACGGCGTCACCGCCATCGCCATCACGCTGCTCGTCCTGGAGATCCGCGCGCCGCACAACACCCGCCACCTGATGCATGGCCTGGCCGCGCTCTGGCCGTCCTACCTGGCCTACGTCCTTACGTTCATGCTGATCGGCCAGGTGTGGGTCAACCACCACATCATGTTCGACCACATCCGCAGCGTCGACCGCGTGGTGCTCTTCCTCAACACCGTGCTGCTGATGGACGTGGCGTTCCTGCCGTTCGCCGCTTCGGTGCTGGCTCAGGCGTTCCGTGACGGGCACGGGCAGCGCATCGCCGTCCTCCTCCACGGTGCCGCCTTCGAACTCCTCGCCATTTTGTTCAACGTCATCTGGGGCTACGTCCGCCGTGACCGCCGGCTGCTCACCGCCACCATCGGTTCGGCCGGCGTGGCAGCCATCAGCCGGCGCTTCCGGCTCGCCCTCATCTGGCTCGCTGCCGGAACGCTGCTCGGGACCCTGCTTCCCCTGCTCGGCGTGGCCGTGATCGCCGCCTTCATCCTCTACTACTGGCTTCCCATCGCGGGCGAGATCACCGAGGCCAGGCGTCGGCACCACCGTGGCCACAGGACCTGA